One segment of Drosophila mauritiana strain mau12 chromosome 3R, ASM438214v1, whole genome shotgun sequence DNA contains the following:
- the LOC117143639 gene encoding putative uncharacterized protein DDB_G0271606, whose product MSQHNYTNPAFCQNSEFYPVPSGNSSRVESIYNRSLQMNFGAAPPRATRDPREGPLRMQRSMSTRSVTRKQHQQQQQQQQQQQIHQQHLAQQQQHQPQSSSGRYALVPLEELNSSRASRYAIVPGQAAQRLARSQDNLDRYGSRHGLHEEEEPHSFHEEPHQETQFASLPPILNLPPKPRNINNNTNPNQTQIKHAFSSDFGSKTFLIVDKNSNQRYQMVPTAEDEELVDENQEIIQMHNGRAHRYAVVPTDADDDDLAEEQEQQETCLSNMELSRQYAARTSTPQQKNAAAATRALHELLTTPRKMQPPPRLAHSTPRNAAHHEQLQLERRLEIYKSQQIYQSQQVGAVVGVPPTLPIRQNRLSPQRLHYETVKPLPMQIADRSMAVISPRVQEQGQEQEREQDMSSIQGKGKKNSSYPQKMANATITLAVVSLMLVLGSTMNAGLIIYMIAHLGKSFYLQFSLVASFSGMGLGFLGFKSRHCEWLPNRSYSSGYILVTVFCLFKSCGLLVILVVDPFPGFPVHDVTTGVILGLSTFTMFFIGLGVLGSLWCHRPPPDNRVNVV is encoded by the exons ATGTCGCAGCACAACTATACGAACCCGGCCTTCTGCCAGAACAGCGAGTTTTACCCGGTGCCCAGCGGCAACTCGTCGCGAGTGGAGTCCATCTACAACAGAAGCCTCCAGATGAACTTTGGAGCGGCTCCTCCGCGCGCCACTCGAGATCCCCGCGAGGGTCCACTTCGAATGCAGCGTAGCATGTCCACGCGATCGGTGACGCGGaaacaacaccagcagcagcagcagcagcagcagcaacagcagatacATCAGCAACACCTggctcagcagcagcaacaccagccgCAATCCTCTAGTGGTCGCTATGCCTTGGTTCCCCTAGAGGAACTGAACAGCAGTAGGGCCAGTAGATACGCCATAGTTCCAGGACAGGCGGCCCAGAGGTTGGCCAGATCACAGGATAATCTGGATCGCTATGGCTCCAGACATGGATTGCACGAAGAGGAGGAGCCGCACTCCTTCCACGAGGAACCCCATCAGGAGACCCAGTTTGCCAGCTTGCCACCGATACTTAATCTGCCGCCCAAGCCCAGGAATATTAACAACAACACCAATCCCAATCAAACCCAGATTAAGCACGCTTTTAGTAGCGACTTCGGCAGCAAGACCTTCTTGATAGTGGATAAGAATAGCAACCAGAGGTACCAGATGGTGCCCACcgccgaggacgaggagctggTGGACGAGAACCAGGAGATCATACAGATGCACAATGGCCGCGCCCATCGATATGCAGTGGTGCCCACGGATGCGGACGACGATGATCtggcggaggagcaggagcagcaggaaaCCTGCCTGAGCAACATGGAATTGAGCAGGCAGTACGCTGCGAGGACCTCAACGCCGCAGCAAAAGAATGCAGCTGCCGCCACGAGGGCCTTGCATGAGCTCCTGACCACGCCCAGGAAGATGCAGCCGCCTCCGCGATTGGCGCACTCCACGCCCCGGAACGCCGCGCACCacgagcagctgcagctggaaAGGCGGTTGGAGATCTACAAAAGCCAACAGATCTACCAAAGCCAACAGGTTGGAGCAGTAGTAGGAGTCCCTCCAACATTGCCCATTCGCCAGAACCGACTCTCCCCACAGAGACTCCACTACGAGACCGTGAAGCCGCTGCCCATGCAGATCGCAGATCGATCCATGGCCGTCATCAGTCCACGGGTCCAGGAGCAGGGGCAGGAGCAGGAACGGGAACAGGACATGAGCAGCATCCAGGGAAAGGGCAAGAAAAACAGCTCCTATCCGCAGAAGATGGCCAATGCCACCATTACCTTGGCCGTGGTCTCCCTGATGCTCGTCTTGGGGAGCACCATGAATGCGGGGCTCATCATCTACATGATAGCACAC CTCGGAAAGTCCTTTTACCTGCAGTTTAGCCTGGTGGCCTCCTTCTCCGGAATGGGACTCGGCTTCCTGGGATTCAAGTCGCGCCACTGCGAGTGGCTGCCGAACAGAAGCTATAGCTCTGGCTATATCCTGGTCACCGTATTTTGCCTCTTCAAGTCCTGCGGATTGCTGGTGATACTCGTGGTGGACCCCTTCCCCGGATTTCCTGTCCACGATGTGACCACTGGCGTCATCCTGGGACTGTCGACCTTCACCATGTTCTTCATCGGATTGGGAGTGCTGGGCAGCTTGTGGTGCCACCGACCTCCGCCAGACAACCGCGTCAACGTGGTCTAA